The genomic region TCTGACCGGAAAAGAGATCTACATCAACATACAGGAGATCCGCCGTCCGGAACTGGACGCCCAGTTGATCGGCGACAGTATCGCCCGGCAGATCGAACAGCGAATCAGTTTCCGCAGGGCCATGAAGAAATCCATCACCGCGGCCATGCGCATGGGCGCCGAGGGCATCAAGATCACCTGTGGCGGCCGGCTCGGCGGCGCGGAGATGGCCCGGGTCGAGTCCTTTAACGACGGGCGCGTGCCGCTTCACACGCTCCGGGCGGACATCGATTACGCCCGGTCCACCGCCCACACCACCTACGGGTGCATCGGCATCAAGGTGTGGATCTGCAAGGGCGAGATCATCAAGGGTGAAGAAGGGGAAGCCGGGGCAGGACAGGCGACGTTATAGGTCGGGTCGCCGGGCGGTATACGGCCCTTCGGGACCGATTGCCCGCCGCGTACGCGACCAGACGGGACTATTCGAGGAGATAACAAGATGTTAATGCCGAAGCGACTGAAGTACCGCAAGAGACAGCGCGGCCGCATGACGGGCATCGCGACGCGCGGCGCCACGCTGGAATTCGGCGATTACGGTATTCAGGCGCTGGAACCGGGCTGGATCACCAACCGGCAGATCGAAGCGGCCCGTATCGCCATGGTCCATCACATGCGGCGTGGCGGCAAAGTGTGGATCCGGATCTTTCCAGACAAGGTCCTCACCGAAAAGCCCGCTGAAACACGCATGGGTAAAGGCAAG from Gemmatimonadota bacterium harbors:
- the rplP gene encoding 50S ribosomal protein L16; its protein translation is MLMPKRLKYRKRQRGRMTGIATRGATLEFGDYGIQALEPGWITNRQIEAARIAMVHHMRRGGKVWIRIFPDKVLTEKPAETRMGKGKGSPTGNWVAVVKPGRILFELRGVASDMARESIALAQQKLSVKTRLVVREDL
- the rpsC gene encoding 30S ribosomal protein S3 is translated as MGQKTHPIGFRLGVIKTWQSNWYSDRNMADLLQEDLMIRRYVKSRLSRAGIAKVEIERAPQKATITIHTARPGIVIGRKGAEVDKLRDELQHLTGKEIYINIQEIRRPELDAQLIGDSIARQIEQRISFRRAMKKSITAAMRMGAEGIKITCGGRLGGAEMARVESFNDGRVPLHTLRADIDYARSTAHTTYGCIGIKVWICKGEIIKGEEGEAGAGQATL